A genomic stretch from Myripristis murdjan chromosome 12, fMyrMur1.1, whole genome shotgun sequence includes:
- the sptan1 gene encoding spectrin alpha chain, non-erythrocytic 1 isoform X4: MSQDTYVETRGSWLEKADRMDTTGVKVLETADDIQERRQQVLDRYRRFKELSMMRRQKLEDSYRFQFFRRDADELEKWIQEKLQIASDENYKDPSNLQGKLQKHQAFEAEVQANAGAIIKLDETGNLMISEGHFASETIRTRLEELHSLWDLLLRRTKEKGMRLLQAQKLVQYLRECEDALDWITDKEAMATSEELGQDLEHVELLQKKFEEFQTDLAAHEERVNEVNQLAAKLTQEAHPELELIVRKQDEVNTAWQRLKGLAQQRQGKLFGAAEVQRFNRDVDETISWIKEKEQLMASDDFGRDLASVQALLRKHEGLERDLVALEDKVNTLGGDAERLQQTHPQNASQIHLKKDELITNWEQIRTLAAERHARLNDSYRLQRFTADFRDLTSWVTEMKALINADELANDVAGAEALLDRHQEHKGEIDAHEDSFRATDEAGQALLNTSHYASEEVKEKLGILAEEKESLLELWEVRRQQYEQCMDLQLFYRDTEQVDNWMSKQEAFLLNEDLGDSLDSVEALLKKHEDFEKSLSAQEEKITALDEFATKLIQNNHYAKEDVATRRDALLSRRNALHERAQSRRAALEDSFHLQQFFRDSDELKSWINEKMKTATDEAYKDPSNLQGKVQKHQAFEAELSANQSRIDALQKSGQELLDGKHYASAEVAGRMEEVSSQWKKLLEATELKGIKLREANQQQQFNRNVEDIELWLYEVEGHLASDDFGKDLTSVQNLQKKHALLEADVAAHQDRIDGITIQARQFQEAGHFDADNIRKKQEALVVRYEALREPMAARKQKLSDSLRLQQLFRDVEDEETWIREKEPIAASTNRGKDLIGVQNLLKKHQALQAEISGHEPRIKAVTQKGEAMVDEGHFAGEEVKVKLGELNGRWDNLKAKASQRRQDLEDSLQAQQYFADANEAESWMREKEPIVGSTDYGKDEDSAEALLKKHEALMSDLIAYGSSIQGLKEQAQSCRQQVAPTDDETGKELVLALYDYQEKSPREVTMKKGDILTLLNSTNKDWWKVEVNDRQGFVPAAYVKKLDPTQSSSRENLLDEQGSIALRQDQIENQYGTLLELGEKRKDMLEKSCKKFMLFREANELQQWINEKESALTNEEVGSDLEQVEVLQKKFDDFQKDLKANESRLRDINKVASELESEGLMAEEAPMVQAQDEADSKNASPWKNIRLAVQTTANFNTIKELNNRWRSLQQLAEERSNMLGSAHEVQRFHRDADETKEWIEEKNQALNTDNYGHDLASVQALQRKHEGFERDLAALGDKVNSLGETAERLIQSHPEAVDDIQEKCTELNTAWSSLVGRADQRKDKLGNSHDLQRFLSDFRDLMSWINGIRGLVSSEELAKDVTGAEALLERHQEHRTEIDARAGTFQAFEQFGQQLLARGHYASPEIQQKLEALDRERADLEKAWVQRRMMLDQCLELQLFNRDCEQAENWMAAREAFLASDDKGDSLDSVEALIKKHEDFDKAINVQEEKIAALQSFADQLIGADHYAKPEIFNRRNEVLDRWRRLKAQMIEKRSKLGESQTLQQFSRDVDEIEAWISEKLQTATDESYKDPTNIQLSKLLSKHQKHQAFEAELHANADRIRGVIDTGNSLIQRGACAGSEDAVKARLNALDEQWQFLVNKSAEKSQKLKEANKQQNFNTGIKDFDFWLSEVEALLASEDYGKDLASVNNLLKKHQLLEADISAHEDRLKDLNGQADSLMASNAFDTSQVKDKRDAVNGRFTKIKSMAAGRRAKLNESHRLHQFFRDLDDEESWIKEKKLLVSSEDYGRDLTGVQNLRKKHKRLEAELGAHEPAIQSVLDTGKKLSDDNTIGQEEIQQRLAQFVDHWKELKDLSGARGQRLEESLEYQQFVANVEEEEAWINEKLNLVGSEDYGDTLAAVQGLLKKHEAFETDFTVHRDRVNDVCANGDELIKKNNHHVDNISAKMAALRGKVSELERAAAQRKAKLDENSAFLQFNWKADVVESWIGEKENSLKTDDYGRDLSSVQTLLTKQETFDAGLQAFQQEGITNITALKDQLLAAKHVQSKAIEARHAALMKRWNQLLSNSAARKKKLLEAQEHFRKVEDLFLTFAKKASAFNSWFENAEEDLTDPVRCNSLEEIRALREAHEAFRSSLSSAQADFNQLAELDRQIKSYQVVSNPYTWFTMEALEETWRNLQKIIKERELELQKEQRRQEENDKLRQEFAQHANAFHQWLQETRTYLLDGSCMVEESGTLESQLEATKRKHQEIRAMRSQLKKIEDLGAAMEEALILDNKYTEHSTVGLAQQWDQLDQLGMRMQHNLEQQIQARNTTGVTEEALKEFSMMFKHFDKEKSGRLNHQEFKSCLRSLGYDLPMVEEGEPDPEFESILDTVDPNRDGNVSLQEYMAFMISRETENVKSSEEIESAFRALSTENKPYVTKEELYQNLTKEQADYCLSHMKPYLDSKGRELPSAFDFVEFTRSLFVN, from the exons AGAATGGATACCACTGGGGTAAAAGTGCTGGAGACAGCCGATGACATCCAGGAGCGCCGCCAGCAGGTGCTGGACCGGTACCGGCGCTTCAAGGAGCTGTCTATGATGCGCCGGCAGAAACTGGAAGACTCATATCGATTTCAGTTCTTCCGCCGTGATGCTGATGAGCTTGAGAAGTGGATCCAGGAGAAGCTGCAGATCGCCTCTGATGAGAACTACAAGGACCCCTCCAACCTGCAG GGCAAGCTGCAGAAACATCAGGCCTTCGAAGCTGAAGTTCAGGCCAACGCAGGGGCCATCATCAAACTGGACGAGACTGGAAACCTCATGATCAGCGAGGGCCATTTTGCCTCCGAGACCATCCGA ACTCGTTTGGAGGAGCTGCATTCCCTGTGGGACCTCCTGCTGCGGAGAACCAAGGAGAAGGGCATGCGGCTCCTGCAGGCCCAGAAATTGGTGCAGTACCTGCGCGAGTGTGAAGATGCCCTCGACTGGATCACTGACAAG GAGGCCATGGCCACCTCAGAGGAGCTGGGCCAGGACCTGGAGCATGTGGAGCTCCTCCAGAAGAAGTTTGAGGAGTTCCAGACAGACCTGGCGGCCCACGAGGAGCGTGTCAATGAGGTCAATCAGCTGGCAGCCAAACTGACCCAGGAGGCCCACCCTGAGCTTGAGTTGATCGTCCGCAAGCAGGATGAAGTCAACACTGCCTGGCAGCGCCTCAAAGGTCTGGCCCAGCAAAGGCAGGGCAAGCTGTTTGGAGCTGCTGAGGTGCAGCGCTTCAACAG GGATGTGGATGAGACCATCAGCTGGATCAAGGAGAAGGAGCAGCTCATGGCTTCTGATGACTTTGGACGTGACCTGGCCAGCGTGCAGGCCCTGCTGCGCAAACACGAGGGTCTGGAGAGAGACCTGGTTGCTCTGGAAGACAAG GTGAACACACTTGGTGGTGATGCAGAGCGCCTGCAGCAGACACATCCCCAGAACGCCTCTCAGATCCACTTGAAGAAGGACGAGCTCATCACCAACTGGGAACAGATTCGCACTCTGGCTGCTGAACGTCACGCCCGCCTGAATGACTCCTATCG GCTGCAGCGTTTCACTGCTGACTTCAGAGACCTGACCAGCTGGGTGACAGAGATGAAGGCCTTGATCAATGCCGATGAATTGGCCAACGATGTGGCTGGAGCTGAAGCTCTGCTGGACCGCCACCAGGAACACAAG GGAGAGATTGATGCCCACGAGGACAGTTTCAGAGCCACTGATGAAGCTGGCCAGGCCTTGCTCAACACAAGCCACTATGCCTCTGAGGAGGTTAAGGAGAAG CTGGGCATACTCGCAGAGGAGAAGGAGTCTCTTCTGGAATTGTGGGAAGTTCGCCGGCAGCAGTATGAGCAGTGCATGGACTTGCAGCTCTTCTACAGGGACACCGAGCAAGTTGACAACTGGATGAGCAAACAAGAG GCTTTCCTCCTGAACGAGGACCTTGGTGACTCCCTGGACAGCGTTGAGGCCTTGCTGAAAAAACATGAAGACTTTGAGAAGTCACTCAGTGCCCAGGAAGAGAAGATCACT GCCCTTGATGAGTTCGCTACCAAACTAATCCAGAACAACCACTATGCCAAAGAGGATGTGGCCACCCGCAGAGATGCT CTGCTCAGCCGTCGTAATGCCCTGCATGAACGTGCCCAGTCTCGCCGCGCTGCCTTGGAGGACTCCTTCCACCTGCAGCAGTTCTTCAGGGACTCTGATGAGCTTAAGAGCTGGATTAACGAGAAGATGAAGACTGCCACCGATGAGGCTTACAAG GACCCCTCAAACCTGCAGGGCAAGGTGCAGAAACACCAAGCCTTTGAAGCTGAGCTGTCGGCTAACCAGAGCCGCATCGACGCTCTGCAGAAGTCTGGCCAGGAACTGCTCGATGGAAAACATTATGCCTCGGCTGAAGTGGCTGGCCGCATGGAGGAAGTCAGCTCGCAGTGGAAGAAACTGCTAGAAGCCACTGAGCTTAAGG GCATCAAGCTCCGTGAGgccaaccagcagcagcagttcaaCAGGAACGTAGAGGATATTGAGCTGTGGCTGTACGAGGTGGAGGGCCACTTGGCTTCAGACGACTTTGGAAAAGACCTGACCAGTGTCCAGAACCTGCAGAAGAAACATGCCCTGCTGGAGGCTGACGTAGCCGCTCACCAG GACCGAATTGACGGCATAACAATCCAGGCACGCCAGTTCCAAGAAGCTGGACATTTTGATGCTGACAACATTCGCAAGAAACAGGAGGCTTTGGTGGTTCGTTATGAGGCTCTACGTGAGCCCATGGCTGCCCGTAAGCAGAAACTGTCCGACTCGCTGCGGCTCCAGCAGCTCTTCAGAGAcgtggaggatgaggagaccTGGATCCGTGAGAAAGAGCCAATCGCCGCCTCTACTAACCGAG GCAAAGACTTGATTGGTGTTCAGAACCTCCTGAAGAAGCACCAGGCCCTGCAGGCTGAGATCTCTGGTCACGAGCCCCGCATTAAGGCTGTCACACAGAAAGGAGAGGCCATGGTGGATGAAG GGCACTTTGCCGGTGAGGAAGTGAAGGTGAAGCTGGGTGAGTTAAACGGCCGCTGGGACAACTTGAAGGCCAAGGCCTCCCAGAGGAGACAGGACCTGGAGGACTCTCTGCAGGCCCAGCAGTACTTTGCTGATGCCAATGAAGCTGAGTCATGGATGAGGGAGAAGGAGCCCATTGTGGGGAGCACAGACTATGGCAAAGATGAAGATTCTGCCGAG GCCCTGTTGAAGAAGCACGAGGCTCTTATGTCTGACCTGATTGCCTATGGCAGCAGCATCCAGGGCCTGAAGGAACAGGCCCAGTCCTGCAGG CAACAAGTGGCTCCCACTGATGATGAGACAGGGAAGGAGCTGGTCTTGGCCTTGTACGACTACCAGGAGAAGAGCCCCCGTGAAGTCACCATGAAGAAGGGCGACATCCTCACTCTGCTCAACAGCACCAACAAA GATTGGTGGAAAGTGGAGGTCAACGATCGCCAGGGCTTCGTTCCTGCTGCCTATGTGAAGAAGCTTGACCCCACCCAGTCTTCCTCCAGGGAAAACCTCCTGGATGAGCAAGGCAGCATTGCACTGCGCCAAGACCAGATCGAGAATCA GTATGGGACTCTTTTGGAGCTGGGTGAGAAACGCAAGGACATGCTAGAGAAGAGCTGCAAGAAGTTCATGTTGTTCCGCGAGGCCAACGAGCTCCAGCAGTGGATCAACGAGAAGGAGAGCGCTCTCACTAATGAGGAGGTGGGCTCTGACCTGGAGCAGGTCGAGGTCCTCCAGAAGAAGTTTGATGACTTCCAGAAG GACCTGAAGGCCAATGAATCTCGCCTGAGAGACATCAACAAGGTGGCGTCTGAGCTGGAGTCTGAAGGCCTCATGGCTGAGGAGGCCCCCATGGTCCAGGCCCAG GATGAAGCTGATTCAAAGAATGCCTCCCCATGGAAG AATATACGCTTGGCTGTTCAAACAACGGCTAACTTTAATACTATCAAG GAGCTGAACAATCGCTGGCGGTCCCTGCAGCAGTTGGCTGAAGAGAGGAGCAACATGCTGGGCAGTGCTCATGAGGTGCAGCGATTCCACAG gGATGCTGATGAGACCAAAGAGTGGATCGAGGAGAAGAACCAGGCCCTCAACACTGACAACTACGGTCACGACTTGGCCAGCGTACAAGCTCTGCAGCGCAAACATGAAGGTTTTGAGAGAGACCTGGCAGCCTTGGGTGACAAG GTGAACTCCCTTGGGGAGACAGCAGAGCGTCTGATCCAGTCCCATCCAGAGGCAGTGGATGATATCCAGGAGAAATGCACTGAGCTGAACACTGCCTGGAGCAGCCTAGTGGGACGTGCTGACCAGCGCAAGGATAAACTTGGGAACTCCCACGACCTGCAGCGCTTCCTCTCGGATTTCAG AGATTTGATGTCCTGGATCAATGGCATCCGAGGACTGGTATCCTCAGAGGAGTTGGCCAAGGATGTAACTGGAGCTGAAGCCCTTCTGGAAAGACACCAG GAGCACCGAACAGAGATTGATGCCCGCGCTGGCACCTTCCAGGCTTTTGAGCAGTTCGGCCAGCAGCTGCTTGCACGAGGTCACTATGCTAGCCCAGAGATTCAGCAGAAGCTGGAGGCTCTAGACCGTGAGCGTGCCGACCTGGAGAAGGCCTGGGTGCAGCGCCGCATGATGCTTGACCAATGCCTTGAGCTCCAG CTCTTCAACAGGGACTGTGAGCAGGCTGAGAACTGGATGGCAGCTCGTGAAGCCTTCCTCGCCAGCGATGACAAGGGCGACTCCCTTGACAGTGTGGAGGCACTCATCAAGAAACATGAGGACTTTGATAAGGCTATCAACGTACAG GAGGAGAAGATCGCTGCTCTACAGTCCTTTGCTGACCAGCTGATCGGAGCTGACCACTATGCCAAACCTGAAATTTTCAACCGCCGCAATGAAGTCCTGGACAG GTGGCGCCGACTGAAGGCCCAGATGATTGAAAAGCGTTCGAAGTTGGGCGAGTCCCAGACGTTGCAGCAGTTCAGCCGGGACGTGGACGAGATTGAGGCTTGGATCAGCGAGAAGCTGCAGACCGCCACTGACGAATCCTACAAAGACCCCACCAACATCCAG CTGTCCAAGCTGCTG AGCAAGCATCAGAAACACCAGGCGTTCGAGGCAGAGCTGCACGCCAACGCAGACCGAATCCGTGGAGTCATCGATACCGGTAACAGCCTGATTCAGAGGGGCGCCTGTGCTGGCAGCGAGGATGCAGTCAAG GCACGTCTCAACGCTCTTGATGAACAGTGGCAGTTCTTAGTCAACAAGTCGGCAGAGAAGAGCCAGAAGCTGAAGGAGGCCAACAAGCAGCAAAACTTCAACACCGGCATCAAGGACTTTGACTTCTGGCTCTCTGAG GTGGAAGCCCTTCTTGCCTCTGAGGACTATGGCAAAGATCTGGCCTCAGTCAACAACCTGCTGAAGAAACACCAGCTGCTGGAGGCTGATATTTCTGCACATGAG GACCGTTTGAAGGATCTGAATGGTCAGGCTGACAGCCTGATGGCCAGCAATGCCTTTGACACCTCGCAGGTGAAAGACAAGCGAGATGCCGTCAATGGCCGCTTCACCAAGATCAAGAGCATGGCTGCAGGCCGCCGTGCCAAGCTCAATGAGTCGCACCGCCTGCACCAGTTCTTTAGGGACCTGGATGATGAGGAGTCTTGGATCAA AGAAAAGAAGCTGCTTGTGAGTTCGGAGGACTATGGACGTGATTTGACAGGAGTACAGAATCTGAGGAAGAAACACAAGAGACTGGAGGCCGAGCTGGGCGCCCATGAGCCGGCCATACAG tcGGTACTGGACACGGGGAAGAAGCTGTCTGATGACAACACCATTGGCCAGGAGGAGATCCAGCAGAGGCTTGCCCAGTTTGTCGACCACTGGAAGGAGCTCAAGGACTTATCTGGAGCAAG GGGACAGAGGCTGGAGGAGTCGCTGGAGTACCAGCAGTTTGTGGCTAatgtggaagaagaagaagcttgGATTAATGAGAAGTTGAATCTAGTGGGGAGCGAGGACTACGGTGATACTCTGGCTGCTGTGCAG gGCTTGCTGAAAAAACATGAAGCATTTGAGACTGACTTCACCGTGCACAGGGACAGAGTCAATGATGTGTGTGCTAATGGAGATGAGCTCATCAAGAAG aACAACCACCACGTGGACAATATTAGTGCCAAGATGGCCGCTCTGCGGGGCAAGGTGTCGGAGCTGGAGAGGGCAGCCGCCCAGAGGAAGGCCAAGCTGGACGAAAACtcagccttcctgcagttcaaCTGGAAGGCCGATGTGGTGGAGTCCTGGATCG gtgagaAGGAGAACAGCCTGAAGACTGACGACTATGGCAGAGACCTCTCCTCAGTGCAGACTCTGCTCACCAAGCAG GAAACGTTCGACGCCGGCCTCCAGGCCTTCCAGCAGGAGGGAATCACCAACATCACGGCCCTCAAGGACCAGCTGCTGGCTGCCAAGCACGTCCAGTCCAAGGCCATCGAAGCTCGCCACGCCGCCCTGATGAAGCGCTGGAACCAGCTGCTGTCCAACTCAGCCGCACGCAAGAAGAAGCTTCTGGAGGCTCAAGAGCACTTCAGAAAG GTTGAGGATTTGTTCTTGACGTTTGCCAAAAAGGCCTCGGCTTTCAACAGCTGGTTCGAGAACGCCGAGGAAGATCTGACCGACCCAGTGAGGTGCAACTCTCTGGAGGAGATCCGGGCTCTCCGTGAAGCCCACGAGGCCTTCCGGTCGTCGCTCAGCTCCGCGCAGGCCGACTTCAACCAGCTGGCCGAGCTGGACCGACAGATCAAGAGCTACCAGGTGGTGTCCAACCCCTACACCTGGTTTACCATGGAGGCCCTGGAGGAGACCTGGAGGAACCTGCAGAAGATCATCAAG GAGCgagagctggagctgcagaaggagcagaggaggcaggaggaaaatgATAAGTTGCGTCAGGAGTTTGCACAGCACGCCAACGCTTTCCACCAGTGGCTGCAGGAGACCAG GACATATCTTCTGGATGG GTCTTGTATGGTAGAAGAGTCAGGCACCCTGGAGTCCCAGCTGGAGGCCACCAAG cgTAAGCACCAGGAGATCCGGGCCATGCGCAGCCAGCTTAAGAAGATAGAGGACTTGGGTGCGGCCATGGAGGAGGCGCTGATTTTAGACAACAAATACACTGAGCACAGTACAGTGGGCCTGGCCCAGCAGTGGGACCAGCTGGACCAACTGGGAATGAGGATGCAACACAACCTGGAGCAGCAGATACAggccag GAACACGACTGGAGTAACAGAAGAAGCCCTGAAGGAGTTCAGCATGATGTTCAA GCACTTCGACAAAGAGAAGTCAGGCCGTCTGAACCACCAAGAATTCAAGTCATGTCTGCGCTCGCTGGGCTACGACCTGCCCATGGTGGAGGAGGGCGAACCAGACCCGGAGTTCGAGTCCATCCTAGACACCGTGGATCCCAACAG GGATGGCAACGTGTCCTTGCAGGAGTACATGGCCTTCATGATCAGCCGCGAGACGGAGAACGTCAAGTCTAGTGAGGAGATAGAGAGCGCCTTCCGGGCCCTTAGCACCGAGAACAAGCCCTACGTCACCAAAGAAGAGCTCTACCAG AACCTGACCAAGGAGCAGGCCGACTACTGCCTGTCACACATGAAGCCCTACCTGGACAGCAAGGGACGGGAGCTGCCGTCGGCCTTCGACTTTGTCGAGTTCACTCGCTCGCTCTTCGTCAACTGA